CAATGCTATACGCACGTGTACCAGACAGACGAATAACCCCGACCCCACCACGTCCAAGCGGTGTGGCAATGGCTGCAATGGTAGGTAGACTCGACAAATTAGAATTTTTTAACGAATCAGGGTTGGCTAGTGCCATCTCTTGGGAATTCACAAGCACTCTCAGTAACTAAAAACTCTATTATAGACGGCTTAGCGCACACTGACAAAGCAATCTTCAAAGAGCGCAACATTGCTATTATTAGTAGCTTTCAAAAAACCATACCGCACGGCTTATCTTTGGCAGAACAGATTTAATATATAGTCGGTGAAAAGTAATATCGATACAACACCTACTACTGGTGCAAATTTTTTTTGCTTGCTGTGCCTACGCAGACAGAGGCTGCAAAAAATTTACACCAGCAGTACTGTAGCGACTTTAAAATATTTCAACTATAGCACTCACATCTTATTGATATAAACACTAGCATTCAGCGCATAAAAAAACCACCGCCGTAGCGATGGTTTTTAGAACGTCTGAACTGTTAAATAATTAGTCGAGTACTTTTACGGTACGCAGCTTTTGCTCTTCTTCTACTTTTTTATTGACAATATATTGATGTGTCATACTAAATAAGTTATTCACTGTCCAATATAGGACCAGACCTGCTGGGAAGAACAGCATGAACGCGGTGAAAATAATCGGTAAAAACTTCATGACTTTCGCTTGCATTGGATCAGCTGGCTGCGGGTTAAGCTGCTGCTGTACAAACATCGACACACCCATCAATAGTGGCAAGATAAACCACGGGTCCATCGCTGATAAATCCTGAATCCACAAGACCCACGGTGCATGACGTAACTCGATACTTTCAACCAGTACCCAATATAAGGCTAAGAAAATCGGCATTTGCATCAAGATTGGCAAACAACCCGCCATTGGATTGACTTTTTCTTCTTTGTACATTGCCATCATTTCTTGCGACATTTTCATGCGATCGTCGCCATGTTCTTCTTTTAGCGCTGCTAGACGCGGTGCAATCGCACGCATCTTCGCCATTGAATAGTAGCTCTTGTTTGAGAACCACATCAATGCGAATTTGACCAAGATAGTCAATAGGATGATTGACCAACCCCAGTTGCCGATGATTTTATGAATGCCATCCAAGAGAGCAAATAGTATCTTTGAAATTGGCCATAATAGACCATAATCGACCGTCTGATTTAATCCTGCTGCCACATCTTTAAGCTCAGATTGAACCTTAGGACCTGCATATAGCGTCGCATTCAAAGTTACTTGCTTGTCTGGCGCAACATTAACAGGCTGACTATTAAAGCCAATAAAGTAATCATCACCTGTTTCACGGCTAAAGAATTTACCGGTAAAGTTTTCAGGCGTCCATGCTGACACAAAGTAATGCTGCACGATACCAACCCAACCTTTATCACTGGTTGTGGTCAACTCACCATCATTAAAGTTACCAAATTTCAGCTTATTATAGGGATCATCCGGTGTACCCCAAGCGCCGCCCAAATAGGTCGCCATACTGAGCGCACCTTTATCAGACATACCAGGATCTTTACTATCATCACGCTTTAGCTGGGCAAACATCTGACCTTGCCACGCCGCTGTAGAAGCATTTTGAATCTTATAGCTGATATCGATAGGATATTTATCGTGAGTGAAACTAAAGGTCTTAGTGATTGTCACGCCATCTTTTTTGTAGGTGAGCGGCACTGATAACGTTTGCTGACCTTTTTCCATCACGTAATTGTTAGCGGTATGGCTGTACTTGGCACGACCTTCTGCTGTATCGATACCATTTTGACCAATCAGACCAGACTGAGCCACGTAAACGCGGTTACTGTTATTTTCTAGCAATACAAAAGGCTTATCGCTATCAAGGGTTGCATCATACTGCTTTAGCGCAGCATAAACGATGTCACCGCCTTCTGGATTGATTTTGATGTCATAGCGATCAGTAGTGACTGTGATTAGTCCTGCATCGGTAGCAGGTGTGGCGGTCACAGCACTATTATCAACTGTACCGTTATCGACAGGTAGCGTCTGTACTGGAATATCACCTGCCGCACCGCTAGTAGAAGGAATATCAGCCCCTACCGAAGTTGCAGTTTCTGGCACCGTGTCTACAGCTGGGGCATCTGCATAATCATCACGCCATGCCAAAATCAGCAGATAAGCGGTGATTAACATCGCAATGATGATCATCACCCGAAATATCTTTTGCATAAACCTTTCCTAGATTAAAAAATTAGGGAATAAAAAACTAAGGCATGTGTTATGACTACCACTCAGCATTAACCCATATAGTTAGCGGTAATGTCAGCAGTCAATCACATAAAATATTCATCATTTTACTAAAAAACAACTCTAAATGATACCAACAGTGTGGATAACTTGTGGGTAACTCAATAGATATACTGAAACGCTTAGTAGAACCTACGTCTTAGGTCAATTTCATCATATGATTTAGGCGAGCAACATACCCATTATTATCTCGATAAACATACAAACCTTGAGCCTTCATACAAGCTGACATAATTAAAGACACATGTTGATAATGATAAGAGGCTAAGGGCAGCGGTACAAAATCAATGCCGTGTCCACCTAAAGGATGACAACGACCAATGCGTTTTAATAAAAGCAAACTCCCATTCCAAACACCATACCAAGCCAAAGCTTGCTTACCGTAGTTTGAACAGGTTGGATAATATCGACAACGAGCAGGTAATATAGGACTTATTATTTTTTGATAAAAAACAATAAAACTATAAATTAATTTATATAAATATTTATTTATAGTTTTTATAAAAAAATACATATTATTTTTTTTCTATTTTTTTAAATATATTGTTTATTTCTGTTTTTAATTCTTTATTACTCAATCCTTTAACAGAATTTTTAATAATAAAAACCACGTCTTTATTTTCTAAACTAAAAGCCTTTACTCGAAACTGCTCACGTATTTGACGTTTGATTAAATTTCGGGTAACTGCGGTAGGGACTTTACGCTTGGTAATAGCCATACCGACTCGTGGCTGCTCATGAGTGTTGGTACGTACAAATGCCATTAGATGGCTCTGATGTAGCTTACGCTCAGGTGCGTCAAAGACCTCACGGAAGGC
This window of the Psychrobacter arcticus 273-4 genome carries:
- the yidD gene encoding membrane protein insertion efficiency factor YidD codes for the protein MYFFIKTINKYLYKLIYSFIVFYQKIISPILPARCRYYPTCSNYGKQALAWYGVWNGSLLLLKRIGRCHPLGGHGIDFVPLPLASYHYQHVSLIMSACMKAQGLYVYRDNNGYVARLNHMMKLT
- the rnpA gene encoding ribonuclease P protein component; the encoded protein is MSNTVPTTPNARFTKEQRLLTPTAFREVFDAPERKLHQSHLMAFVRTNTHEQPRVGMAITKRKVPTAVTRNLIKRQIREQFRVKAFSLENKDVVFIIKNSVKGLSNKELKTEINNIFKKIEKK
- the yidC gene encoding membrane protein insertase YidC, yielding MQKIFRVMIIIAMLITAYLLILAWRDDYADAPAVDTVPETATSVGADIPSTSGAAGDIPVQTLPVDNGTVDNSAVTATPATDAGLITVTTDRYDIKINPEGGDIVYAALKQYDATLDSDKPFVLLENNSNRVYVAQSGLIGQNGIDTAEGRAKYSHTANNYVMEKGQQTLSVPLTYKKDGVTITKTFSFTHDKYPIDISYKIQNASTAAWQGQMFAQLKRDDSKDPGMSDKGALSMATYLGGAWGTPDDPYNKLKFGNFNDGELTTTSDKGWVGIVQHYFVSAWTPENFTGKFFSRETGDDYFIGFNSQPVNVAPDKQVTLNATLYAGPKVQSELKDVAAGLNQTVDYGLLWPISKILFALLDGIHKIIGNWGWSIILLTILVKFALMWFSNKSYYSMAKMRAIAPRLAALKEEHGDDRMKMSQEMMAMYKEEKVNPMAGCLPILMQMPIFLALYWVLVESIELRHAPWVLWIQDLSAMDPWFILPLLMGVSMFVQQQLNPQPADPMQAKVMKFLPIIFTAFMLFFPAGLVLYWTVNNLFSMTHQYIVNKKVEEEQKLRTVKVLD